The Peribacillus simplex genome contains the following window.
TTTACTCATAGAAACAGCTAGTATATTTTCAAAAAACGGGTCCAGATTCTTATCCAGAGTTTTAAAGAAATCGTTCGTCCAGCGATACATCAGCTCGTCCATTTCAGCAGAGCCTTCAAAAATATCAATGATTTCATATTCGCAATAAAATGAGCCATTATTCCAATTCGACGTCAGCAACATCTCGGTGAACTTAGGTAAATTCAAACTGGAGAGGCGTGCTTCATTCTGGGTTTCAACAATGATTTCATCAATGATGCCCTTGACACGATCAATTCTATTCAGCTCCAGATTCCCTTTGATGATTTGAATTTTATTCAGCCAGTCATGCCTGGTTTGACGAAGAGTTTCAATAGTCGTCCAATTTTTTTCCATTATAAACACCTTCAATTATGATAAAGAAACTTTTTTCAGCTCTATCATGTTGAATACTTCCATTTGTACAGTATATCAAAAAAACGACAAACAGGAAATGAAGCTCGATTCACATGCCTTCACATGAAAGCCCCCGTCCAAAAAATACAGCCGCACACCCTGAGTTCTTTGGACGATGGTAGAGCCATTTGAACTAAAAAAGAGAATGGGCCTTATTTATGCACCAATTGGAGATATTATAGTTGAATTGGACTGTCTATTCGGTTTAATCAAATGGGAAGGATAATAAACTTGGATTTTCCCCCCTGAAAGTTTAAGAAAGCCCGCCGATTGGCGAGCCTTTTGTAATTCAGAGGTTGTTTTCCTTATACTAATGACTAAAGTCTCCTGCAAAATGCTGGTTATTAATCGTTCCTATAGTATAAATAAAGGGCCAGACCCCTTCTTCACTATATAGCATACCATTATTAAAAATGACGCGGTATATAGTGTCTCGTAGAAGGAATCAGACCCTTTTGAGTCAGCCTCTGTTCAAAGATGCCAATTATGCTTCTTGTGCAACTGGATATACGCTTACTTTTTTACGGTCACGTCCGAAACGTTCGAATTTAACAACACCGTCTACTTTAGCGTATAGAGTATCGTCTCCACCACGGCCTACGTTCTCACCAGGATAGATTTTTGTTCCGCGTTGACGGTAAAGGATAGAACCACCAGATACGAATTGACCATCTGCACGCTTAGCGCCAAGACGCTTAGATTGAGAGTCACGTCCGTTCTTTGTAGAACCTACTCCTTTTTTCGAAGCGAAGAACTGAAGATTTAATCTTAACATTTGTTCCACCTCCTATTGGTTGAGGATAATTTTCATGTATTTACCATAATCACGTTCGATGGTTTGCAGCGATATGAGCATACTGTTCAAAAGCAGCTGAACCTTCTCTTCCGATTCCGGCGAAAGATTCCCCGGAATGACGCAGCGAAGATAGCCGCCTTCCCTACCTTGCTCAATCTCAGGCTCTACGTCCGTTAAGGACATGATCGCATTGACTGCCCCAAAGGAAACAGCCGATACACCTGCACAAACGATATCAGAACCTTTTTTAGCAAAATTAGCATGTCCGCTTAATGTGAACGAAGTAATCCGTTCCTGCGGAGCATCAAAGACAACTTTAATCATCTAGAATCAGCCCTTACGCGTTGATTGCTTCGATAACAACTTTTGTGTATGGTTGACGATGACCTTGTTTTTTACGATTGTTTTTCTTCGCTTTGTATTTGAAAACAGTGATTTTCTTTTGCTTACCTTGTTTTTCGACAGTACCTGTTACAGTAGCGCCTTCAACTAGTGGAGCACCGACTTTCACGTCTTCGCCACCTACGAATAAAACTTTGTCAAATGTAACAGTTTCGCCTGCTTCTGCGTTTAATTTTTCAATGTAAACCGCTTCGCCAGCTGCTACTTTAATTTGTTTACCGCCAGTTTCGATAATTGCGTACATACTTGCACCTCCTTAAATGTCTCAGACTCGCCAATCACAGGCGTTTTACCAGAAAGGCAAAAGCTTAGGACCTGTTGTTGAGCGGTTGTAGCACGGGTGCTACAAACATAACATTAAAATCCTAACATGAAACCGGAATGGCTGTCAATATATTTGTGAGATTTACCCTTCCTTCATTCGAAAGCCCGCCCGATTTCCTGTATGCTCCCGAAGCGCTTGATGGAATAGGCATTCCTGGGACCAGGGATAAAAGATAGGAATAACTTTTTAGCGATCAATTCCTCCAGTGTCTGCCGGTATGATTCCTTTTCACCAAGCAGCACGTCCGCCACCGCTTTACTGACCTCCACCCAGACCGCTTCATCATCCGTCTTCCGATGTTCAAGCAATTCACGTTCCAAACGGAAGGCCACCGTTTCCGGGCTCTCGATTTTACCGATACCACTGCACACGGGGCAAGGCACCGTCATCATTTCACTTAAAGATGGGGATGTTCGCTTTCTCGTCATTTGTAAAATGCCCAGTTCCGTAAAGCCGATTACCTGGATCCGTTTCTCATCCCTCGCCGCTTCCTTTTTGACGATGTCGATGATTTCTTGCGCATGTCGTGATTGGTCCATATTGATGAAATCTATCAAGATGATTCCGCTGATATTCCTCAATCTCAGTTGACGGGCAACCTCTTTCGCCGCAGCCTGATTCACCGCAAACAATGTTGCTTCCTTCGCCACCTTGCCGGTGAACTTACCTGAATTGACATCGATTACGGTGAAAGCTTCCGTTTCTTCAAAAATTAAATATCCGCCATTATCAAGCCAGACGATTTTCTTGGCCATTTTCTCGACTTGCGCTTCCACATTCCATTCAGAAAAAATATTCTTACCAGGTACATGGGATATTTCCCACTCCTTACGGTTTTCCTGTACCCATTTTTTCAATTCCTGATAGGCCTCGAAATCATCGATGGCAAGTTCTCCGGCAGCCGTTCCCGACATTTCAGAAATGATCATATCAAGGTATGTGTCCCTCTCATATAGAAGGGACGGGGCCTTGAGGGACGCAGCCTTAATTTCAAGTCCTTTATAGAGCTCCCGCAATATAGTTAACCTATCCAGGAAGACCGTTTCACTTTCGTTCTCCATCGAGGTACGGACAATCAATCCCTCATCTGGCTTTTTATATTGTAAGGCCGTTTCCCGCCACTGCTTATGCAGATCATCATTTTTGAATTTCTTTGAAACGCCAACATAATCTATTCCATGTATGTATACGAGGGAATCCGTTGAAAACTCGATCAGCCCTGTCAATTTAGCACCTTTCGTACCCGTTTCATCCCGGGCCACCTGAACTAGCAGCTTTTCTCCTTGACGGACATATTGACCGATCGATGCTTTCCCATCGCTTTTTTTTGTCAGCTGGTAAGAGGGAATCTCGTCACGGTGTAAAAAGCCATTCTTCTCTTCACCGTAATCTATGAAGACGGCATCCATACCCGGTAACACCTTCGTCACTTTCCCAAGATAAATATTACCGACCGTACTGCGCTTTTGAGGCGGCATGATTTCAAGTTTACGTAAAACACCATTCTCAAGTACGGCCACTCTTTTTTCGCGTGAAGCTAGGTTCGCGATCATCTTTTTCATCAAAAAAATCCTCTCCTCAATTTGAAGAAAGGATAACATATTTAATAAGAATATAATAGGTCGCCGATTTTCCCGTTTGTCATTTTCTCGGAAAAATAGGCATGAAGGATTTCCGTTTCATCCAACGAACCGCTTTCTTTCCCGTTTTTCATGATGATGACGGGGTGTTTACATCCGCGTTGGAACAGTTCCAGCACTTTATAAATCGGCTCTTGTGAATCCACCGAAATCGGCTTCAGTTTCGCCAAATCATTCGTATGCCCGTAATGGCGCTGCAAAAGAAAGCGGATAAACGCATAATACCGCTGCCGCCATTCCATGACGAGGGACAGACTTATGAAAAAGATGATGAGCCAAATGTTCAAATTGAGCGGATCAAGAATGAGCCAGGTCAAAAAAGCCAGGACAGCGAATGCTGCAGAAAAATGAAGTGTATGTTTCTGCGCTTCAAGAAAGGTACAGTATAGGGAAACACCTATGAAGAGCAGCCGTCCCCCGTCCAATGGCCAGATTGGCAGCAAATTAAAGACCAGCAGCATAAGATTCATATACAAAAAAGGCTGATACAGTTCATAGGAAATAATAGAAAAGAAATAGAGCAAAAAGGCTGCACCAATGAGCCAAACATGTTGAAGCGGACCGGCGAGCACCACCGCCAAATCCTCCTTCAAACTCTTATTTCCATACTCCTCAGTCTCGACAGCCCCACCAAAAGGAAGGAGCTGGATTGACTTTATCCGCCATTTGAAGTGCTGGGCACAGACGGCATGCCCCATCTCATGAATGAAGACAATGAGCAGCAGCATCATCACTTCAACGAAATGGGCAGTGAGGATGGCGATGCCAATGACAAACCACAATGTCGGATGCACCCTGATTTTAAACAGTAATTTCCCATATTCACTCAAATCGAATCACCTTTTTAGGATTGACGAAAGCGTCATTTTCTTTTATCGCTAAATAAAATCTGCCCTTGGATCCGTCTTCACTTACTGTAACCTGTCCGACTTCATTGCCCTTTTTAACGAACTCGTACAATTTCACATCAATGCCTTCCAGCTGCCCATACCAAGATTCACTTTTATTGGCATGCTGAATGACGACCGTCTTTCCAATCCCCTCCTTTTCGCCGGCAAAAATGACTACCCCTTCATTAACGGCCTCAACCTTTGAGCCTTTGCTCGTTTCCAATATGATTCCCTCACCGTTCGTCTCGAAGGTTTGGGTAATCTTCGCAGAAGCTGGCATTGCATATTCTTCATTCGAATCTACAGTTTCCTTACCAGCTTCATTCGGTAAAAAAACAATTGGTTTACCAAACGCACTTTCGTACCAATTGGAGATTGAAGCGAACTGAAATTCCTTGCTCATGTTCTCCGTGACAAAACTTCTGGCAGGGTCAAGCCGCACAGAAGGGTGTTTGAACATCACCGCGATAATCAGGAACAGGCATACACTGGCAAGGACTTTAAAGAAAAAATATTCTTTCTTGAAGAGCGGATGATCTTTCTCGGAATACCCGTTAAATGAATCAACCCCATATGGTTCCTCATTATTGATCTCCGTCCAACTACTGCTTCCTGCCGGTTTATCATTAAACTTACGTCTCTTGGCGATACGATTGCGGATATCTTTCCTCCGATCATCCATTCCAGATTCTCCCCCCTGTTCATGTCAAAGCGCTATATTACAACGTATGAGCAACTTGTCCTGACTATGACGGAGAAAAGTTTTTCTTTCCGGACATCCCCAGGATTTATAAAGCGAAAAAAAATTTTTGAAGGAAAAATCCACCGGAAACTAATGAATTCCTCAGGCAATTTGGGCATCGATTCAGATAATCGAATAATTGAGGAAAAATTCCAATTGATATTGTTCCCCTTAATTTGTTATAATAAAGTGGTTTTAACATTATTGAGGGGGAACGTTTTTTTATGTCAATCGAAATAGGCAGCAAAGTACAAGGTAAAGTAACAGGTATCACTAATTTTGGAGCATTCGTAGAATTACCAGGAGGCTCAACAGGTCTTGTGCATATCAGTGAGGTAGCAGATAGCTATGTAAAAGACGTAAATGACCATCTTAAAGTAGGCGACCAAATTGAAGTAAAAGTGATTAGTGAGAAAGACGGAAAAACTGCCTTGTCCATCAAAAAGGCTATAGATAAACCCGAAGGGCAAACCTCTTCTTATACCAAACGCCCACCACGCCAAGGGGATAGCCGTTCTAAAGATTTTCGTTCAAAAGGTAATTTCCAACCAAAGGAAAATTTCGAAGATAAAATGGTTCGCTTTTTAAAGACTAGTGAAGAAAATTTATCGACTCTTAAACGCAGCACCGAATCAAAACGCGGCGGCAGAGGCGGAAGACGCGGATAACCCGCGCATTCCAGCATATAGATAAGGCAAGCCAGGACATGGCTTGCCTTTTTTATTTATTATGATGGGAATACCCAATAGTTCCATGCAGCAAAAGAAGCGAATGCATAAAATGCTCCCGCTTCTTAATATGGAATATAGAATTTACCGCACGCTAAAGAATTTTTTCAATTTGGACATGAAGCCTTTCGGTTCTCCGCCAATTGGAGTCAAGGGTACAGATTCGCCAAGGATCCTTCTGGCAATGTTCCGATAGGCAAGTGAGACTCTATTGTCCGGGTTATAGGCAATGGGTTCCTTTCTATTCGCTGCCACAATGACTTGGTCATCATCAGGAATGACGCCGATCAAATCAATTTTAAGAAAATCGGCAACTCCATCGATATCCATTTCTTCATCCTCATGAAGTAAATGGCCGCGTATCCGGTTGATGATCAATTGAGGCGGTTCAATATGCTCTTCTTTTTCAAGCAGGCCAATAATACGGTCTGCATCCCTGACAGCCGGTCTCTCTGCAGTCGTAACGATGATCGCCTTGTCCGCCCCAGCGATGGCATTCCTGAAGCCCTGTTCAATGCCTGCAGGGCAATCAATGATGACATAATCATAGTCAGGCTTCATATCGCTTATGAGTTTCCTCATCTGCTCTTCATTCACCACTGATTTATCACTATTTTGTGGAGCTGGAAGCAAATACAGCAGATCCTCGAAATGTTTATCTTTAATAAGCGCTTGGTGTACCTTACAGCGCCCCTCTACAACATCGACCAAATCATAGATGATGCGATTTTCCAATCCCATGATCACATCCAGGTTCCGAAGACCAATATCCGTATCAATCAAGCAAACCTTTTTGCCTAGAAGAGCTAAAGATGTACCTAAATTGGCGGAGGTGGTCGTTTTCCCGACACCACCCTTACCGGATGTTATAACTATTGCCTCTCCCACGATTAGA
Protein-coding sequences here:
- a CDS encoding Rne/Rng family ribonuclease, which encodes MKKMIANLASREKRVAVLENGVLRKLEIMPPQKRSTVGNIYLGKVTKVLPGMDAVFIDYGEEKNGFLHRDEIPSYQLTKKSDGKASIGQYVRQGEKLLVQVARDETGTKGAKLTGLIEFSTDSLVYIHGIDYVGVSKKFKNDDLHKQWRETALQYKKPDEGLIVRTSMENESETVFLDRLTILRELYKGLEIKAASLKAPSLLYERDTYLDMIISEMSGTAAGELAIDDFEAYQELKKWVQENRKEWEISHVPGKNIFSEWNVEAQVEKMAKKIVWLDNGGYLIFEETEAFTVIDVNSGKFTGKVAKEATLFAVNQAAAKEVARQLRLRNISGIILIDFINMDQSRHAQEIIDIVKKEAARDEKRIQVIGFTELGILQMTRKRTSPSLSEMMTVPCPVCSGIGKIESPETVAFRLERELLEHRKTDDEAVWVEVSKAVADVLLGEKESYRQTLEELIAKKLFLSFIPGPRNAYSIKRFGSIQEIGRAFE
- a CDS encoding M50 family metallopeptidase — its product is MSEYGKLLFKIRVHPTLWFVIGIAILTAHFVEVMMLLLIVFIHEMGHAVCAQHFKWRIKSIQLLPFGGAVETEEYGNKSLKEDLAVVLAGPLQHVWLIGAAFLLYFFSIISYELYQPFLYMNLMLLVFNLLPIWPLDGGRLLFIGVSLYCTFLEAQKHTLHFSAAFAVLAFLTWLILDPLNLNIWLIIFFISLSLVMEWRQRYYAFIRFLLQRHYGHTNDLAKLKPISVDSQEPIYKVLELFQRGCKHPVIIMKNGKESGSLDETEILHAYFSEKMTNGKIGDLLYSY
- a CDS encoding M23 family metallopeptidase, translated to MDDRRKDIRNRIAKRRKFNDKPAGSSSWTEINNEEPYGVDSFNGYSEKDHPLFKKEYFFFKVLASVCLFLIIAVMFKHPSVRLDPARSFVTENMSKEFQFASISNWYESAFGKPIVFLPNEAGKETVDSNEEYAMPASAKITQTFETNGEGIILETSKGSKVEAVNEGVVIFAGEKEGIGKTVVIQHANKSESWYGQLEGIDVKLYEFVKKGNEVGQVTVSEDGSKGRFYLAIKENDAFVNPKKVIRFE
- the minD gene encoding septum site-determining protein MinD; protein product: MGEAIVITSGKGGVGKTTTSANLGTSLALLGKKVCLIDTDIGLRNLDVIMGLENRIIYDLVDVVEGRCKVHQALIKDKHFEDLLYLLPAPQNSDKSVVNEEQMRKLISDMKPDYDYVIIDCPAGIEQGFRNAIAGADKAIIVTTAERPAVRDADRIIGLLEKEEHIEPPQLIINRIRGHLLHEDEEMDIDGVADFLKIDLIGVIPDDDQVIVAANRKEPIAYNPDNRVSLAYRNIARRILGESVPLTPIGGEPKGFMSKLKKFFSVR
- the rpmA gene encoding 50S ribosomal protein L27, with the translated sequence MLRLNLQFFASKKGVGSTKNGRDSQSKRLGAKRADGQFVSGGSILYRQRGTKIYPGENVGRGGDDTLYAKVDGVVKFERFGRDRKKVSVYPVAQEA
- a CDS encoding Spo0B domain-containing protein, with translation MEKNWTTIETLRQTRHDWLNKIQIIKGNLELNRIDRVKGIIDEIIVETQNEARLSSLNLPKFTEMLLTSNWNNGSFYCEYEIIDIFEGSAEMDELMYRWTNDFFKTLDKNLDPFFENILAVSMSKKEKEVSDMRCSFHMQGRFIDQSAVREFLESSLTAEQSIEILECNEDEIFFKMDINF
- a CDS encoding ribosomal-processing cysteine protease Prp, producing the protein MIKVVFDAPQERITSFTLSGHANFAKKGSDIVCAGVSAVSFGAVNAIMSLTDVEPEIEQGREGGYLRCVIPGNLSPESEEKVQLLLNSMLISLQTIERDYGKYMKIILNQ
- the rplU gene encoding 50S ribosomal protein L21, giving the protein MYAIIETGGKQIKVAAGEAVYIEKLNAEAGETVTFDKVLFVGGEDVKVGAPLVEGATVTGTVEKQGKQKKITVFKYKAKKNNRKKQGHRQPYTKVVIEAINA
- a CDS encoding S1 domain-containing RNA-binding protein; amino-acid sequence: MSIEIGSKVQGKVTGITNFGAFVELPGGSTGLVHISEVADSYVKDVNDHLKVGDQIEVKVISEKDGKTALSIKKAIDKPEGQTSSYTKRPPRQGDSRSKDFRSKGNFQPKENFEDKMVRFLKTSEENLSTLKRSTESKRGGRGGRRG